The following coding sequences are from one Carassius auratus strain Wakin unplaced genomic scaffold, ASM336829v1 scaf_tig00214077, whole genome shotgun sequence window:
- the crybb1l1 gene encoding beta-crystallin B1, translating to MSSSGEKKTASQTDGKAAQSKKSEMGMMSYKMYVFDQENFQGRMIEINAECMNVCEMGMDRVRSLRVECGPFVGFEQMNFCGEMYILEKGEYPRWDSWSNCQKNDYLLSFRPVRMDPEKHKICLYEVGEYKGRKMEIMDDDVPSLFSYGFTDRVGSIMVSCGTWVGYQYPGYRGSQFLLEKGEYRHFNEYGARCPQFQSVRRIRDMQWHPHGCYTMASK from the exons ATGTCTTCCAGTGGAGAAAAAAAGACTGCCTCCCAGACCGACGGCAAGGCAGCTCAGAGCAAGAAGTCTGAGATGGGCATGATGTCCTACAAG ATGTATGTGTTCGACCAGGAGAACTTCCAGGGACGCATGATTGAGATTAACGCTGAGTGCATGAATGTTTGTGAAATGGGCATGGACAGAGTTCGCTCACTACGTGTGGAGTGTGGCCC TTTTGTGGGCTTTGAGCAGATGAACTTCTGTGGTGAGATGTACATCCTGGAGAAGGGTGAGTATCCTCGTTGGGATTCTTGGAGCAACTGCCAGAAGAACGACTACTTGCTTTCCTTCAGACCCGTCAGAATG GACCCTGAGAAGCACAAGATCTGCCTGTATGAGGTGGGCGAGTACAAGGGCCGCAAGATGGAGATCATGGATGATGACGTTCCTAGTCTGTTCTCTTACGGATTCACCGACAGAGTTGGCAGTATCATGGTCAGCTGTGGAAC CTGGGTGGGCTATCAGTATCCTGGATACCGTGGCAGCCAGTTCCTGCTGGAGAAGGGTGAATACAGACACTTTAACGAGTACGGCGCCCGTTGCCCTCAGTTTCAGTCTGTGAGGCGTATCCGTGACATGCAGTGGCACCCACACGGCTGCTACACCATGGCCAGCAAGTGA